The DNA region AGGGAGGTGAAATAAAATGGCTTCTAAAGAACTCTTAGATCTTTTAAATGATGCCATTGCAAGAGAGCTTCAAGTTTCCATTCAATACATGTGGCAACATGTTCAATGGAAAGGGGCTGAACATTTCGCAGTAAAAGATGAGCTTAAAAAAATTGCTATTCAAGAAATGAAACATGCAGAAAGTATTGCTGAAAGATTATTTTACCTCGGTGGTATACCTACTACAAAACCCTCTCCTATATTTATAGGAGAAACCTTAAAAGAAATGTTAGAACAAGATGTAAAGGATGAGCAAAATGCTATTGAGCTTTATAAGAAGATTATTCAAAAGGCAAGAGAAGAAGGAGATATTACTACAGCAAAGCTCTTTGAAGATATATTAAAGGACGAAGAGGAGCATCACGACACCTTTACAAGCCTTCTTGAAAAGTAGTCCCTAATTAGAGGGAAAGCCTAAAATAAAGCTTTCCCTCTCTTAAAATTTTTTTCTTTACCCTTTCATGAGCAAGCATTTCTTCACAATCGTTTAATTCAGGTAAATTAATCTCTTTTTTATATTTTCTTTCAAGGGCTTTTTTAATGATATAATCCGCAAGGTGAGGATTTTTTGAAAGAATGGGACCATGTAGATAAGTTCCAATAAGGTTTTTATAAACTAATCCCTCTTTTTCATCTTTTCCATTATTTCCAAATCCTTTCATAACCCTTCCTAAGGGCTCATAATCATGATAAGTTCTTCCCCCATGATTTTCAAAACCCACAATAGTCTTTGTTTTCAAAGGCAAATTGCTCTCTATTAAAATATTGCCTATTAATCTTCCTTTTTCTGCCCTCGTATAAAAATCTAATATGGAAAGCCCCTCAATCTTATTTCCATAGGCATCAAGATAATATCTACCCAAAAGCTGATATCCTCCGCATACTGCAAGGATACAAGCTCCATCTTCAACCATATCTTTTAAAAGACTTCTAAATTTAAAAAGATGAGAATAAAGTATTTCTTGCTCCCTATCGGATCCTCCTCCAAGAAAAATTATATCTGCATCCTCTAAATCTTTCTCATCATCCCTAGTAAAATTTACAATATCTGCTTTTATACCTCTCCACTTTAATCTCCTTTCAAAAACAATAATATTCCCCCTATCCCCATATAAATTCAAAAGATCAGGATACATATGGTATATTTTAAGCTCCATCTTTAACCTTTCCTATTAGAATTTTTCTACTTTTAAAAAGAGCAGTATAAGTAGGAAGTATATAAGTTTTACAAGGAAAAGAGATAGAATAATCTATAGCCTTTTTCAAATTTTCTTCAAGTTGAAGTTTCTCACGAGGAATCTCCGCATACTTTAATCTCACCAGAAGATCCTCTCCTCTAGTACCCGAAACAATAATCTTTTGTATTCCCTTTAGATCATTTATCTTCTCAAAATCCACATCCCATATCCAAGAAACATCTCTTCCATCGGCAATATTATCATTCAGAATAAGAAGAAGAACTTTTTCCTCTTTATCGTCCTTAATAGTATCTAAAACCTGATTATATCCAGCAGGATTTTTAACAAGAACTATTATTCTATCAAATCCCCTATAAATAAATCTTTCAAGCCTTCCCAATTTAAATTCGAATTTAGAAATTATATTAGAAGTCTCTAAAGGATCAAAATTAAGAAATCTCAAGATAGAATAAGCAGACAAGACATTATAAAGGTTATATACTCCGGGATACTTAAAGGTAAGATCATATTTTTTACTTTTTTCCGATATCTCTATAGTCCATATTCCATTTAAATGGGCAGAAGAGATATAAAAATCATATTCAGGATTTTTAAAACCACACTCGCAACTATACTTTCCCAATTGAGAATAGTTAAAAAACTCATAATTTAACTTCCTACCACAAAAGGGACAATATATACTCTCCTTTATTCCTTCTACCCCTTCCCTTATCTTTACTCCAATCCCATAAAAAATCTTTCTATTAGAAAGCCTTGAAAACCTTGCTACAAAAGGATCATCCGCATTTAGAATAAGGGTGGTATTTTCTTTTATGGAATTTAATATTTTATTTACTGTAATATCAATCTCTCCATAACGATCGAGTTGATCTCTGAAAAAATTAGTTATTACCACATATTGGGGCAACAAATCCTTATATACATAAGGGAAAACACCTTCGTCTACTTCAAAGGTTCCAAAATCAAAAACCCCTGAATTCTTAATATAGGATGTAGCAATACCACTTTTTAAATTTGCTCCTTCCAAATTCCCTATTACTTTGTATCCTTTGCTTCTTATCACATAATTTAAAAGATTATTCGTAGTAGTCTTCCCATTGGTCCCAGTGATTAGAATTCTTATTCCTATTCTTTTTGAAATTTCTTTTAAAAAATCAGGATATATCTTTAAGGCAACCTTTCCAGGAAAGGTAGTAGCATCCAGGTTAAGAATTTTCATAGAATAGTATATTAACTTACCTACAAATAAAGCAAAATAAAATCTAAACTTTTTCAAGCTCATTTCTTAAACTTTTAAGAATTTCTTGATAATCCCTCTCTCCATTTTCAACCTTATCCATCAGCTCTTCTAATTCTCGAGTAAAATCCTCCCTCACAAAACGAAACTTCTCTTGGTCCGAATTAAGATATTGATAGACCTTCTCCCCTAAGGGTGTAGGTATGAGATATCCATTTTTCTCTATTACATATCCTCTCTCAAGGAGCCTACTTACAATAGTAGCATAAGTAGACGGTCTTCCAAGACCACGCTTTTTCATCTCTTCTACAAGAGAGCCTTGGGTAAACAATGGCACCTTAGGAATACTATAGAAGAACTTGTTATTAACTACATCTATCTCTCCCTCAGGTATTTTAGCAAGTTTAATAGGGAAGATTTTATCAAAACCATTTTGAACAACTTCTTCATAAACATCCAACTTTTGCTCTTTATCAATGGCTTTCACTAAAACCTCATATCCCCTTAATATCACATTTCTCATCTGAGAGGCAATAAACCGCTTAAAGACAAGATCATAAATCTTTAAGTGATCAGGAGTAAATCCTTCAAGCTCTCCCGAATATATCATGGCTTTAATATCTTCCACATCAAGAACCCTGGTAGGTCTAATACACTCATGGGCTCCACCTTCTCCCCAAGTTCTTCCCCTAAAATATTCCTCTCCAAATTGCTCATTTATATATTCTCTTGCCACATTTATTCCTGTATCCGATACCCTTGTAGAATCAGTACGATGATAAGTAATAAACCCTCTTTCAAAAAGTTCTTGAAGCACCTCCATAGTTCTTGAGACCGAAAGCTTAAACCTATCAGAAGCATCTTTTAATACGGCATCAGTAGTGTAGGGGGGAAGAGGACTCTTTTCTTCAACTTTCTCAGTCTCTTTTGTCACCTCTATATACTTAAGCTCATTGTAAAATTTTTGAGCTTCATCCTTATTTTCAAATTCAAATCTCAAATCAAGTCCATCTTTCTTTATTAATACTAAATATACTCTCTTCTTATTTTCCTTTGCCCTCTCAATTACCCATCCTAAAACAGGAGTTTGCACCCTTCCAGCAGAAAGATAGTTTTTGTAGAATATCCTCTGAATAAGTTGAGATAATTCAAAACCCACCCATCTATCAGATATCCTTCTTACCACTTGTGCCTTAACAAGATTTTCATCCACATCTCTATATTCTTTTAAAGAGTTAAGTATTGCCTTCTTAGTTACCTCATGAAATTCCATTCTTCTTATCTCTTTTGTAAAGGGAGAACATAAATTTTTAAGATCCCATGAGATCTTTTCTCCCTCTGTATCGGGATCAGTTGCCACAAGAATCATTTCAAATTCCTTGCTGGCATCCCTAATGCCAGAGATAATTTTTTCTTTTCCCTCTATAGGTTCGTAAACAGGTATAAATTTACCATTTTCAATAACCCCATAATAACCAATTTCTTTATTTAAATCCAAAATATGCCCAAAAGAAGCAGTAATAACTAAATATTTATCCTCAGTGATTACCTCAAAGAGTTCTTGTCCATTTACATTTCTTGAAATGGGTCTTCCAAAGAAATTTGCAATAGTCCATGCTTTATGAGGAGACTCCACAATAACCAATACAGGCTTCAGAAAGTCATCTCTTCTTCCTTCTTTTTTTCTAATTTTTTCTCTGTCTTCATCAATCTGTTTTAAAATTTCGTCAAGATTAACAGTATTTGACTCTTTAAAAATAATATCTGTGCTAAACCACCATCTACTCTTTCTTACTAAGTTATTAAAGACCTTTTTATCCTCTACAAGAATATAACTTAAACCCTTAGATATTCCTCCCACGTAGAGCCTTGAGGTCCTACCCGACGCCTGAAGATATCCAGTAATATCAGAAACCACAAGGACCCACTTCCCATTTTCCTCTCTTATGGCAATATCATCGGCACTTTTTATCTTTTCATAAACCTCAGGAGAAAGGATAAAAGCTTTTATAATATTTCTTAATTCCTCAACTTTATCCCTCGGAGGATTTAGCATAGATGAATATCTTTTTAAAGTCTTCATCCATCGGTCCAAATTAGCTACATGTTTTTCTAAATTCTTATCCCTAGCAACCAGAGGTCTTATAGAGGCAAGGGCTATAAGTAGATGCCTTACATTTCCTTCAAGATCAAGATTTACTACAATTTTGGGAACTCCATAAAAAATAGCATATCTTATAACCTCTGGAAGATCTAAGCCCCTAGCAAGAGGATTTCTATAAGAGGATATACCTATGAGAACAAAAATCTCACCTTTTTGATATTTTTCAAGAACCTCAGGAGTTAAATTGTCATAACTTTCTGCACTTATTCCTTCATTTATTAGTAAATTTTTAACTTCGTCTACATATTCCTTTCCGAAATCTGAAGAAAGGAACACAAGTCCACCTTTTCCTAATCTTTTTACCCTTTCCACAAGGGTTTTATTAAGATCTTCTACTTCCTCATATATATCTTCCACATTTCTTAAATAAAATACTGGCCTTCCCACATCAAAGGCAAGAAGTTCTTTAAATAACCTTATCCTCTCCGATTTTGGATTACTAGTGGCGGAGGAAACCACCATAACTCCTTTTGCCTTCTTAGCTATTTTTCTTACCTCTTCTTGCATTCTTTTAACTTCTTCTTCTCCATTTTTCCTCATACGTATATAACTCATGGTAAGGTTTATATCTTCTTCGCTAAAGCCAAGAAGATATAAAGCTTTATCAATATTCTTTGCAGTTTTTAAGAAAGAGTCCACATCATCCACAAATACAAAGCCAAAATCTTTAGGAATAATATCCACGTTTTTATAGAGAAACATAGAGGAGGTAATTAAAACTTTAAAATCACCCTTTTCTAATCTTTCTCTTTTTTCTTCCTTTTCTTTTTTAGTATCATCAAGACCAAATACAAGAAGATCTTCTTCCCTTATTTTGTCTTTTAACTTTTCATAGCTTTGAAGGATAAGAAGTTTTGTGGGAAGTATTATGTAAGATTTTTTATTTTTCTTAGCAAAATATAATGAAGTAGCAAGACCCCATGAAGTTTTACCTATTCCTGTAGGAGCAAGGAGAGCAAAAGATCTTCCAAGAAGAAGTTTTTTAGCCCAAAATTTTTGAAGTTCCCAAGGTTCAAAACCAACAAAGCTCTTAAATACTCTTTCCCATTCACCATATTTTTTCTTTAAAGAGCAAAGATCATAATCCTCTTCTTTAATATGATTACATAAGACTTCTTGCGGAACTTCTTTAGGAAGACATTTTTCACAGAGAAGCCCCGCAAGAAGTCTCTCTGAAGCTATATCTCCACCACAGTTAGGACAAAGATTCTTAAAAATCGCTTCTATCAAGCTATCCCTCCAAAGTTAGACCTATATTATAGGCACCAAGAAGTGGAGATAAACTTGCAATTATAACTTGCCCAGACAAATGGGATATAAATTTCTCAAGTAAGTGTGGATCTAACACATTAACGGGATCATCAAAGAGAAATACAGGCTCATATAATTTTGTTTCCTCTATAAGCTTCCTAAAGGCAAGGACCAAGGAGAGATAAAGTAATCTTTTTTGCCCTTCGGAGGCAAAGTACTTGGCAGGATTTCCTTTGTAATAGAAGGTATAGTCATCGTGTACATGAGGACCTACTGTAGTTATACCTCTTGCTATATCCTCCTCAATATAATCCACTATATTTTTACCCTTGAATTCAGAGATATATTCCACTTTAAACATGGGATCAAGATATTTAGATAACTCTTTTATCATAGT from Dictyoglomus turgidum DSM 6724 includes:
- a CDS encoding ferritin-like domain-containing protein, with the translated sequence MASKELLDLLNDAIARELQVSIQYMWQHVQWKGAEHFAVKDELKKIAIQEMKHAESIAERLFYLGGIPTTKPSPIFIGETLKEMLEQDVKDEQNAIELYKKIIQKAREEGDITTAKLFEDILKDEEEHHDTFTSLLEK
- a CDS encoding Mur ligase family protein: MSLKKFRFYFALFVGKLIYYSMKILNLDATTFPGKVALKIYPDFLKEISKRIGIRILITGTNGKTTTNNLLNYVIRSKGYKVIGNLEGANLKSGIATSYIKNSGVFDFGTFEVDEGVFPYVYKDLLPQYVVITNFFRDQLDRYGEIDITVNKILNSIKENTTLILNADDPFVARFSRLSNRKIFYGIGVKIREGVEGIKESIYCPFCGRKLNYEFFNYSQLGKYSCECGFKNPEYDFYISSAHLNGIWTIEISEKSKKYDLTFKYPGVYNLYNVLSAYSILRFLNFDPLETSNIISKFEFKLGRLERFIYRGFDRIIVLVKNPAGYNQVLDTIKDDKEEKVLLLILNDNIADGRDVSWIWDVDFEKINDLKGIQKIIVSGTRGEDLLVRLKYAEIPREKLQLEENLKKAIDYSISFPCKTYILPTYTALFKSRKILIGKVKDGA
- a CDS encoding type 1 glutamine amidotransferase produces the protein MELKIYHMYPDLLNLYGDRGNIIVFERRLKWRGIKADIVNFTRDDEKDLEDADIIFLGGGSDREQEILYSHLFKFRSLLKDMVEDGACILAVCGGYQLLGRYYLDAYGNKIEGLSILDFYTRAEKGRLIGNILIESNLPLKTKTIVGFENHGGRTYHDYEPLGRVMKGFGNNGKDEKEGLVYKNLIGTYLHGPILSKNPHLADYIIKKALERKYKKEINLPELNDCEEMLAHERVKKKILREGKLYFRLSL
- the rgy gene encoding reverse gyrase, which encodes MIEAIFKNLCPNCGGDIASERLLAGLLCEKCLPKEVPQEVLCNHIKEEDYDLCSLKKKYGEWERVFKSFVGFEPWELQKFWAKKLLLGRSFALLAPTGIGKTSWGLATSLYFAKKNKKSYIILPTKLLILQSYEKLKDKIREEDLLVFGLDDTKKEKEEKRERLEKGDFKVLITSSMFLYKNVDIIPKDFGFVFVDDVDSFLKTAKNIDKALYLLGFSEEDINLTMSYIRMRKNGEEEVKRMQEEVRKIAKKAKGVMVVSSATSNPKSERIRLFKELLAFDVGRPVFYLRNVEDIYEEVEDLNKTLVERVKRLGKGGLVFLSSDFGKEYVDEVKNLLINEGISAESYDNLTPEVLEKYQKGEIFVLIGISSYRNPLARGLDLPEVIRYAIFYGVPKIVVNLDLEGNVRHLLIALASIRPLVARDKNLEKHVANLDRWMKTLKRYSSMLNPPRDKVEELRNIIKAFILSPEVYEKIKSADDIAIREENGKWVLVVSDITGYLQASGRTSRLYVGGISKGLSYILVEDKKVFNNLVRKSRWWFSTDIIFKESNTVNLDEILKQIDEDREKIRKKEGRRDDFLKPVLVIVESPHKAWTIANFFGRPISRNVNGQELFEVITEDKYLVITASFGHILDLNKEIGYYGVIENGKFIPVYEPIEGKEKIISGIRDASKEFEMILVATDPDTEGEKISWDLKNLCSPFTKEIRRMEFHEVTKKAILNSLKEYRDVDENLVKAQVVRRISDRWVGFELSQLIQRIFYKNYLSAGRVQTPVLGWVIERAKENKKRVYLVLIKKDGLDLRFEFENKDEAQKFYNELKYIEVTKETEKVEEKSPLPPYTTDAVLKDASDRFKLSVSRTMEVLQELFERGFITYHRTDSTRVSDTGINVAREYINEQFGEEYFRGRTWGEGGAHECIRPTRVLDVEDIKAMIYSGELEGFTPDHLKIYDLVFKRFIASQMRNVILRGYEVLVKAIDKEQKLDVYEEVVQNGFDKIFPIKLAKIPEGEIDVVNNKFFYSIPKVPLFTQGSLVEEMKKRGLGRPSTYATIVSRLLERGYVIEKNGYLIPTPLGEKVYQYLNSDQEKFRFVREDFTRELEELMDKVENGERDYQEILKSLRNELEKV